From Pseudoxanthomonas sp. YR558, the proteins below share one genomic window:
- a CDS encoding endonuclease/exonuclease/phosphatase family protein: protein MNRFLRSFLIAILACIAGAPALAADAPLRIMSFNIRLPAESDGVDYWETRKPLAVTMLREQTPDVIGLQELVKSQADYLARELPAYAWFGRGRNADGGGEHMGVFYRKDRLKVIESGDFWLSDTPDVPGSITWNHLYPRMVTWALFEQRSDGKRFYLFNTHLPYREQDEAARIKGVQAIAQRLAALPAGVPIVLTGDFNTAPDTEVHAVLARTLQDAWTTAPRVEGSDATFHAFTGTPDRRIDWIFVRGVQLESITSVTTRWNHRYPSDHFPLVATLRLP from the coding sequence ATGAACCGCTTCCTGCGCTCCTTTCTGATCGCCATCCTGGCGTGCATCGCCGGGGCGCCGGCCCTCGCCGCCGACGCCCCGCTGCGCATCATGAGCTTCAACATCCGATTGCCGGCCGAGAGCGACGGCGTGGATTACTGGGAGACGCGTAAGCCGCTTGCGGTGACGATGCTGCGCGAGCAGACGCCGGACGTGATCGGCCTGCAGGAACTGGTGAAGTCGCAGGCCGACTACCTCGCGCGCGAACTGCCGGCGTACGCGTGGTTCGGGCGCGGCCGCAACGCCGATGGCGGCGGCGAGCACATGGGCGTGTTCTACCGGAAGGACCGGCTGAAGGTGATCGAATCCGGCGATTTCTGGTTGTCGGATACGCCCGACGTGCCGGGCAGCATCACCTGGAACCATCTGTATCCGCGCATGGTGACGTGGGCGCTGTTCGAACAGCGCAGCGACGGCAAGCGCTTCTACCTGTTCAACACCCACCTGCCGTACCGCGAGCAGGACGAAGCGGCGCGCATCAAGGGCGTGCAGGCCATCGCACAGCGCCTGGCCGCCTTGCCGGCCGGCGTGCCGATCGTGCTGACCGGCGACTTCAACACCGCGCCCGACACCGAGGTGCACGCCGTGCTCGCCCGCACGCTGCAGGACGCCTGGACCACCGCGCCACGCGTCGAGGGCAGCGACGCCACGTTCCACGCGTTCACCGGCACCCCGGACCGCCGCATCGACTGGATCTTCGTCCGTGGCGTGCAGCTGGAGTCGATCACCTCGGTGACCACGCGCTGGAACCACCGCTATCCGTCGGACCACTTCCCGCTGGTGGCGACGCTGCGGTTGCCGTAA